A single window of Nicotiana tomentosiformis chromosome 1, ASM39032v3, whole genome shotgun sequence DNA harbors:
- the LOC138906578 gene encoding uncharacterized protein, with protein sequence MGGNNKRRKEKESEGTQGDVRGMGQGVAESSSTPVGNKVQELVPSKQEPLEDLLKKVSDSYNPKRKRSSGARIPGTAKENKKRKVASSIPVETPPIRGRATRSLKKQSEAKLEKALEKSKRKATAKGKKKVVEPDEAVKIDDMDPVRQDEEEVEEMEVVTQKAKKIKASTKKSLSKTKSAGPSSLVKRTRSVLKSRKVKIMEEEEWSGEKEEEEESDAEKDNMGWKEMVLQMDGKLARTEIVEFMVNCEIKDGKVTSVVKGVTVSFDDKELGEILGVPHCRAGKEAYCHNERQINWPGFIIQLLDRVLTGTKTHVIPYVHTTPKEHGSSKKVHVNSKVRALVQESGAKNFEIERLKKMLEEVEAERDALRAELAKEKEKNDGILQDMLKLLQAKNQEPGPSQP encoded by the exons ATGGGTGGTAAtaataaaaggagaaaagaaaaggagagtGAGGGAACTCAAGGTGATGTGAGGGGAATGGGACAAGGAGTGGCTGAATCTTCATCCACCCCTGTTG GGAATAAGGTTCAAGAACTTGTTCCATCTAAGCAGGAACCCCTTGAAGACTTACTGAAAAAGGTGTCTGACAGTTACAATCCTAAAAGGAAAAGGAGTTCAGGAGCTAGAATACCTGGTACTGCTAaggaaaacaagaaaagaaaggtTGCCTCATCTATCCCAGTAGAGACTCCTCCTATaagaggaagagctacaaggagtcTGAAGAAGCAGAGCGAGGCTAAACTGGAAAAGGCCTTAGAAAAAAGTAAGAGAAAAGCTACTGCTAAGGGCAAGAAGAAGGTGGTTGAGCCGGATGAGGCAGTTAAAATTGATGATATGGACCCGGTTCGTCAGGATGAAGAAGAGGTAGAAGAAATGGAGGTTGTGACTCAAAAGGCAAAGAAGATCAAGGCTTCTACAAAGAAGTCTCTTTCAAAGACAAAGTCTGCAGGACCATCTTCCTTAGTCAAAAGAACCAGGTCTGTCTTGAAGTCCAGAAAAGTGAAAATaatggaagaagaagaatggagtggagaaaaagaagaagaagaagaatctgatGCTGAGAAGGACAATATG GGTTGGAAGGAgatggtccttcagatggatggaaaGCTTGCGAGAACTGAGATTGTGGAGTTTATGGTAAATTGTGAAATCAAAGATGGTAAGGTTACTAGTGTGGTAAAGGGGGTGACAGTGAGTTTTGATGATAAAGAACTGGGAGAGATTTTAGGTGTACCCCACTGCAGG GCAGGAAAGGAGGCATATTGCCACAATGAGAGGCAAATCAATTGGCCTggatttatcatccagcttctCGATAGGGTTCTGACTGGCACCAAAACTCATGTCATACCCTATG tccacacTACTCCCAAAGAACAtggttcatccaaaaaggtacatgtgaacagcaaagtgcgagccttggtgcaagagaGTGGGGCTAAGAATTTTGAAATTGAAAGGTTGAAGAAGATGTTGGAAGAAGTAGAagctgagagagatgctctcagagctGAGCTTGCAAAagagaaggagaagaatgatggcattcttcaggatatgctgaaactgcttcaagccaagaaccaagaacctggtccttcccaaCCTTAA